The Alnus glutinosa chromosome 3, dhAlnGlut1.1, whole genome shotgun sequence nucleotide sequence TGTCTGGACGCCGATCAAGAGGTTAAGTACCGGGTGGCCGTTGGCGCGAGGCAAAGAATGCATCCACCATTGCCAAAACACTACTTCGGGAATGCAGTCCAAGCAGGGATAGTCCTAAGCAGAGCAGGGGAGCTGGTAGAACACGGACACGGCTGGGCAGCTTGGCGTATAAACAACATGATTGCTTCAAAGACGCCGGAAGAAGTTAGGAAGTATTTGGGTGATTGGGCGAAAAATCCTTGGCGGCTGGGGAACTTTAGCAGCTCAAGTACTACAATATTGCTTACGGGAAGCTCACCGTGGTTCAACGTGTACGGTAATGACTTTGGTTGGGGAAGGCCCGTCGCGGTGAGAAGTGGTGCTGCGCAAAAGCTTGATGGGAAGTTGAATGTGTTACCTGGGAAGGAAGAGGGCAGCATTGATTTTGAAGCTTGCTTTCTGCCTCAGACGCTGGAAGCCATGGCAGAGGATGCAGACTTTGTGGAGGCTGTGGGCCGTGGCCACATGAACTAATTAAACTCTTCATTGTGTGTAAAAGCTGGTGGATTTTCGTAGTCCAAATGGTGGTGATCACATATATGATTAATTTTGGctcctgcattttttttttagtaattcagatttaattttaagttttcacacactcacaaaaaaaaaatataataataaatatagacCCTTAAAAACATTAcataaaattttgtaatttttttttttttttctgagacCTAAACTAATTAACACTAGATGCCTATTAATTTTTCGTCGGCCTCACTCCCGCTCACTTTACTCTCATGGGATGTTCTATCTTGgagattttaaattaatttccAGCCTCTTCAATCGAACCTGACATATAGTGCAAATTTTGGATCAATCGTAAGGACCAACAGCTGAGAACGAGGACCGTTCCGTTAGTCAAGGTTCTATGGCAGAACCATGGCGTACAAGAAGCTTTGTGGAAGCTTCAGCAGGATATGCAGGATCAATATCGATCCACATTTGTTCGAGTAACCAAGGTATGAACATGCTTTACAATAATGtttaaatatatgtttttaaagTTGAAAAACATGTTTTGGTTGTGAACACGTTGCGAGTTAGGTATAAATTTCAataacaaaattcttataaGGAGTGAGGGATGTAAtgtctaaaaaattatttaataaatttattatgattaaataaaaataaattgggtTAGTGTggttaataatataaaatgattttattttattttatgggcTAGCTAGTATGGCTTATAAATGGTAGCCTAAGAAGTGAGAACAAAAGTGACCTTAATAGGCCCAAAGTGTAGGTTACATATTTAAGGCCTATCATTCTTTCTTCCTTACTTGTGCTAGAAGGACACTCTAATAAACACATATTCTCACCTTATCTTCTCACCATCCCTGGCCTGCATGTACACCACACATTCCTTCACCATCACTGACATGTGAGTCCCATTCAGAACAAGCCACTCGTCACTTTATCACAAAACACCATTTGGGTCTCTGCCTTTCCATCCTAACCAGGCcatgagctctctctctctctatcaacTCTCATCTCTTCTCCACATGAATCTTGGCTTGGCATGAGTATGGGTTGGATTTCATGTTGAAGACAAAGAACAAAGGTTCCAAGAGCTGAAACCATAGGTAATCTTCTCAACTCTTTCTCAACTTTCTTTTGCACGCCCCCTTTCACGTGAATCATGGTTTGAGCATTGATTTTGGCCTATATATTAATGTCACTTTTATTCCCACTTTTTGAGCTACCATTTATAAGCTATACTAgcccagaaaataaaatagaaaaagtacTAATACTTATTTCTAACTAttattcaattgtcaatgttctaAAAAACTACCAATTGTCTTAATATTCCaccttaaactatcaaaaaaatgttaatgtcccccttaagaccaacaaaaagataaaaatgaccatatttttttttttgaataaaacaaaaatgtctttataaatttgaaaaaaaaaaaaaactcaaactaaaaaaaaaaacaaaaacttaaaaaaattattttttaaaaaacaatttttttttttttaaaaaaaaaaaattgaagaaaaaattgaggAGAATacgaaaaaatagaaaattataaaacaaattttttttaaaaaaaaaacgaaaaaaaaaaaatttgtttttgtataaatttttgttattttatatttttttaataatttttttagtttttattttattttaagggataattgcaccgttggtccctgtggtatgccataattattttttactccctatggtttaaaaagtgcatagGAGGTCcatgtgatatgcaataattacaaatcgatccctacagtcaaattccgttaaaaattttaacagattccatcaaatgtcacgtcagcgccacgtgtcgtcatcttattggcaacacgttGCGTtgacatgtccatcttaataaaataatataaatttattaaaaaataaataaaaatacttatttttctgaaaaaattaaaattaaaattcaaaaaaaaaaaaagacaaaaacaaaaacaaaaaaatgaaaaaggtggcaagggggtggccgcgcgccacccccagaggcggccgggggtggcgcgtggcctgggggtggcccaaccaccccTTGCCTgccagttttcttttttctttttttttgcttcttttttttgttttgttttttttttttaaaaaaataaatttatttattaataaatttatattttttatgaagatggacacatgtcgccaataagatggcgatacgtggcgctgacgtgtagggctaacagatttcgtcaaaatggtggacgaaaaatcgacccagagagtaaaacgtaattattgcatatcacagggacctcccatgcactttttaaaccatagggagtgaaaaataattatggcataccacaaggaccaacggtgcaattatcccttattttaataattttattaatggtatttttgtcattaggaggacattgacatttttcggtAGTTTAAGGAGGAACataacattgacacaattgataattttggggacattgacaatgaggtggtagtttgagggagtcatgtttatttttcccaaataaaataaaatcatcttACATTATTAACCACACTAACccaacttatttttatttaatcataataaacctattaaataatttattggaCATTACAGAAGTGGTGGGCGGACCACCTTTAATttgctttagtttttttttttctttttctttttcttttttttttcttttttttttttgtatttcataaatttttaattatgtaaTCAAAATcttatatcatttttgtacgtTAAGAGATtgacaaaaaatttaacaagatGATGatctaattaaaattttcaaaaatctgTAATTgttatatattgaaaaattaataaaaaccaaagcggttaatttataattaaaaatcaagttgataacttcaattattttttttgttccattttTAAGAAGCGAATTTAGAAAAATTTTGAATACTAGACGTACGTATATATATTTTCCAGTCCTTGGACCGGACAAATTGAACCCCATCTTCACCCACTAGTTTACCTACGTACTTTCCGATCTCCATCAACTTTTGcccaaaaagccaaaaatatGTAATTGCCCATTATGCGGGACAACCCAACAGGGGCTACTAACATGTATTtggatcttttataattaattatttaaatttaaaagaattcgaACAAGTAATTATACTGTTTAATTATTTATctgatcaaataaaatttttcaaattcagaTAAATAACAATAGAGTATCATGAGAATCCAAATTTGGTGCACGGTAACCATACCTTGATACCCTACGCCAAGAAAATCACGATATATATTAGTGTACGTACGTTGTTAAATGTTAATTAATTACCCAGGTCTGGTCTGCGTACGTAGCAGCGTAGAGATAGCAAAGATGACAAACGTTCGCTTCGTATCCACGAGTACCGTCCGGCCAGCGAGTACCAGCGAGTCAACCCCAAGGATTGAGCTAACTCCATGGGATCTTCAATTTCTCGTAGCTGATCACATCCAAAAGGGCATCCTCTTCCTCAAACCCACACCCTcacaagaagaaaaactaaaacccaCTCTCATTGATCACCTAAAGACCTCTCTGTCCCGCACATTGGACATTTTCTATCCACTCGCCGGCCGCCTTGTCATGGTTGAAAACGACGATGAGACCGCCTCGTTCTTTGTTGACTGCAAAAACATTGGAGCCCAGTTTGTCCATGCAGTGGCAGATGGCGTCGCCGTGTCCGATATCCTTCAGCCCCTCTACGTTCCAGATGTTGTCAACTCCTTCTTTTTGATGAATAGGGTGTCGAACTACGAAGGTGTTTCCAAGCCATTGCTAGCAGTGCAAGTGACTGAGCTCGTTGACGGTATCTTCATCGGTTGCACTTTAAATCACAGCGTTGCGGATGGCACCTCCTTCTGGCGTTTCTTCAATACTTGGTCTGGGATCTCTAGGGGTTCTGATCCCACATCACTTGGTCTGGGTTCTCCAATCATCCAATCGAGTTTTCTTGATGGTATTATCGATCTCCCCATTCGATTTCCTTTCCAGCGCAAAGAAATTCAGGAGAGATCCATTGCTCCCCCTCTGAAAGAAAGAGTTTTTCATTTTTCGAAGGAGAAAATCCAACAACTTAAAGCAAAAGCAAATGCTGAAATGAGCACCGACAAGATATCGTCCCTTCAAGCGGTTCTGGCTTATCTTTGGCGTTCTGTGGTTCGCAGCCGCCGTCTCAATGCTGATGAAGAGGTTTGTTACTGCGTACTTATGGGAATGAGGCAAAGATTACAACCACCATTGCCGGAAGAGTATCTAGGAAACTCGATTCTAGTTGGGAACGTAACGGCCACTGCAGGCGATCTTCTTGAACACGGACTAGGCTGGGTGGCTTTGCAGATAAACAAGACGATTGCTTCTCAAAGAGCAGAAGTAATGAAGTATGTGGAGGATTGGATAAAAACCCCCAAGTTTGTAACATCCAGTGCCATGCTAATTAGTAATAAATTGGGCACAGGAAGCTCGCCGCGGTTCAATGTGTACGGTAATGACTTCGGTTGGGGAAGACCCCTTGCGGTCCGGAGTGGTGTTGGGAACAAGTTTGACGGGAAGTTAACAGTGTTTCCTGGGCCAGAAGAAGGAAGTATGGATTTTGAAGCTTGCCTCTCGCCTGAGACGTTGCTGGCTATGGCGGACGATGTAGAGTTCAACGAGGCATTGGTCTCATAAACTTCCTTGTGAACTTTCTTCCGCGTGGGCATGTTGGAAATGTAATTTGAAATACGTCCGTGCATGATGGGAAAGTATGTACCAGAGTTATCCCACTTGGATTTACTTTTCTGAGTTTCCTCAAATGtttgattttaattaatttgaactTCGATATATCTCTCTATTTATGCTTTTGTTTTCTGCGTAAGTTTCACTTTCGATCAGAATGCTTTCATATTTGGATTTTGGAACAATTGAGCAACTACCTATTTTGTCAAACTTATGACATCTATGACCTACGTACAGGGATCTTATTCTACATATATAGAAGAAATAATGCACGAAAGTGTAATGTGCTTCAGCAATATACCTGCATCcatagagagagaggggagacAGCATTTCATTTATGGAAAATATATGCTCTCCTTTTCAAAACTTTTCCCCAAAAGTGATACCCAAATCATGTGTTAGTGTTACAAATTCTAGATACGAGAatgtgacacatttttcaagATAGTAGGTTTCATCCATAATTGACGCATCATTTGGGAATAGGCttttgagaacaaaaaaaaaaaaaaaaattgctacatATTTCTTTCATTATTCGATTTTGTATACAAAactctatttataaaaaaaaaagtctttttaaaacttgCACGTCTCTTTTACTTTTACATTTAcagtaataaatttaatatatatacatatatacgaAGTATCTTATAACTCTTGAATCAAgcagtcaatttggagcttaaAAACCCATGTAGCCcaacactaccaaaaaaaaaagcgccAATTAACATTAGGTGTTTTTAGCGTCTTTTAAAAAAGCGACactaattattattgttttttacaaaaaattaaatatatatatatatatatgataaatgtGCACCATAAATATCGTTTTTTACAAGCGGtgataattaaaaacaatatttattggCAGGCAAAGGAAGGCGTGACATAGTTTGGGATGGCTAAAACTATTTGTTTTAATGAGAACCGTTA carries:
- the LOC133862294 gene encoding uncharacterized acetyltransferase At3g50280-like; translated protein: MTNVRFVSTSTVRPASTSESTPRIELTPWDLQFLVADHIQKGILFLKPTPSQEEKLKPTLIDHLKTSLSRTLDIFYPLAGRLVMVENDDETASFFVDCKNIGAQFVHAVADGVAVSDILQPLYVPDVVNSFFLMNRVSNYEGVSKPLLAVQVTELVDGIFIGCTLNHSVADGTSFWRFFNTWSGISRGSDPTSLGLGSPIIQSSFLDGIIDLPIRFPFQRKEIQERSIAPPLKERVFHFSKEKIQQLKAKANAEMSTDKISSLQAVLAYLWRSVVRSRRLNADEEVCYCVLMGMRQRLQPPLPEEYLGNSILVGNVTATAGDLLEHGLGWVALQINKTIASQRAEVMKYVEDWIKTPKFVTSSAMLISNKLGTGSSPRFNVYGNDFGWGRPLAVRSGVGNKFDGKLTVFPGPEEGSMDFEACLSPETLLAMADDVEFNEALVS